Proteins encoded together in one Panthera uncia isolate 11264 chromosome A2, Puncia_PCG_1.0, whole genome shotgun sequence window:
- the CCDC159 gene encoding coiled-coil domain-containing protein 159 isoform X7: MRWCPHGIKFQRHSWGLALRSLRGEHEQVVCDSSSDKTLDYTIHWSRTPEPEILGPAASENTVRSIDWRPGRDSGPQLCGSPLIQTPDSQEQCNDQDLKRHHSIAKKPLEASSPKVKVKSTMMIPDSQKHLRCELESLKSQLQAQTKAFEFLNHSVTMLEKESCLQQIKIQQLEVSSAEVLSPMSRQAEKERHRWGAEQGRQELYGALAQGLQGLQRTLRDSEEVERARTTRCLQLLAQEIRDRLHCPLSKKFLWEELELVREEVTFIYQKLQAQEDEITENLMNIRKVQKTQVKCRKVLTKMKQQGHETSDWPETEEMPPGGSGSWRGDLQKELSDIWSAVHLLQNSFDGFTMSAGGSPRDWNLRGYKGHRCLSPLFPSWDSDSDSDQNPSQPPFNKSHSSPPA, translated from the exons ATGCGATGGTGTCCCCACGGGATCAAATTTCAGCGTCACAGCTGGGGACTGGCTTTGCGGTCCCTGaggggagagcatgagcaggtggtATGTG ACTCTTCCTCAGACAAGACCTTGGACTATACAATTCACTGGTCCAGGACCCCAGAGCCAGAGATCTTGGGGCCAGCTGCTTCTGAGAACACAGTGCGGAGTATAGACTGGAGGCCTGGGAGGGACTCAGGGCCTCAGTTGTGTGGGTCTCCTCTCATCCAGACCCCAGACTCACAGGAGCAGTGTAATGACCAGGACCTGAAGAGGCATCACAGCATCGCTAAG AAGCCCTTGGAGGCCAGCTCTCCCAAAGTCAAAG TTAAGTCCACCATGATGATCCCTGACTCCCAGAAGCACCTGCGATGCGAGCTGGAGTCACTCAAGAGCCAGCTACAGGCCCAGACCAAG GCTTTCGAGTTCCTAAACCACTCCGTGACCATGTTGGAGAAGGAGAGCTGCCTGCAGCAAATCAAGATCCAACAGCTTGAAG TCTCATCTGCAGAGGTGCTGAGCCCCATGAGCCGCCAGGCAGAGAAGGAGCGACACAGGTGGGGCGCGGAGCAGGGACGGCAGGAGCTGTATGGGGCCCTGGCTCAAGGCCTGCAAGGGCTACAGAGGACCCTGCGTGACAGTGAGGAGGTAGAGAGGGCCCGCACCACTCGCTGTCTGCAGCTGCTGGCCCAGGAGATCCGGGACAG GCTGCACTGTCCCCTCAGCAAGAAGTTCCTGTGGGAGGAGCTGGAACTGGTGCGGGAGGAGGTGACCTTCATCTATCAGAAGCTCC AGGCTCAGGAGGACGAGATCACGGAGAACCTGATGAACATCCGGAAGGTGCAGAAGACACAGGTGAAGTGCCGCAAG GTCCTGACCAAGATGAAGCAGCAGGGGCATGAGACCTCCGACTGGCCGGAGACTGAGGAGATGCCACCAGGAGGCAGTGGCTCCTGGAGGGGCGACCTCCAAAAGGAGCTGAGTGACATATG GTCCGCCGTGCACTTGCTGCAGAACTCCTTTGATGGCTTCACCATGTCCGCAGGGGGCTCCCCCAGGGACTGGAACCTCAGGG GCTACAAGGGGCACCGATGCCTGAGCCCTCTGTTCCCCTCCTGGGACTCGGACTCAGACTCAGACCAGAACCCTTCCCAGCCACCGTTCAACAAGAGCCACTCCTCCCCACCTG CCTGA
- the CCDC159 gene encoding coiled-coil domain-containing protein 159 isoform X4, with the protein MSRCDPLLAGLPQDPDYSLPCSSSPLPSNVCVPANRKCDKYWDSSSDKTLDYTIHWSRTPEPEILGPAASENTVRSIDWRPGRDSGPQLCGSPLIQTPDSQEQCNDQDLKRHHSIAKKPLEASSPKVKVKSTMMIPDSQKHLRCELESLKSQLQAQTKAFEFLNHSVTMLEKESCLQQIKIQQLEEVLSPMSRQAEKERHRWGAEQGRQELYGALAQGLQGLQRTLRDSEEVERARTTRCLQLLAQEIRDRLHCPLSKKFLWEELELVREEVTFIYQKLQAQEDEITENLMNIRKVQKTQVKCRKVLTKMKQQGHETSDWPETEEMPPGGSGSWRGDLQKELSDIWSAVHLLQNSFDGFTMSAGGSPRDWNLRGYKGHRCLSPLFPSWDSDSDSDQNPSQPPFNKSHSSPPA; encoded by the exons atgagcaggtg CGACCCTCTCCTGGCTGGCCTACCCCAGGACCCTGACtactctctgccctgctcctcaTCTCCCTTGCCCTCCAACGTGTGTGTGCCTGCTAACAGGAAGTGTGACAAGTACTGGG ACTCTTCCTCAGACAAGACCTTGGACTATACAATTCACTGGTCCAGGACCCCAGAGCCAGAGATCTTGGGGCCAGCTGCTTCTGAGAACACAGTGCGGAGTATAGACTGGAGGCCTGGGAGGGACTCAGGGCCTCAGTTGTGTGGGTCTCCTCTCATCCAGACCCCAGACTCACAGGAGCAGTGTAATGACCAGGACCTGAAGAGGCATCACAGCATCGCTAAG AAGCCCTTGGAGGCCAGCTCTCCCAAAGTCAAAG TTAAGTCCACCATGATGATCCCTGACTCCCAGAAGCACCTGCGATGCGAGCTGGAGTCACTCAAGAGCCAGCTACAGGCCCAGACCAAG GCTTTCGAGTTCCTAAACCACTCCGTGACCATGTTGGAGAAGGAGAGCTGCCTGCAGCAAATCAAGATCCAACAGCTTGAAG AGGTGCTGAGCCCCATGAGCCGCCAGGCAGAGAAGGAGCGACACAGGTGGGGCGCGGAGCAGGGACGGCAGGAGCTGTATGGGGCCCTGGCTCAAGGCCTGCAAGGGCTACAGAGGACCCTGCGTGACAGTGAGGAGGTAGAGAGGGCCCGCACCACTCGCTGTCTGCAGCTGCTGGCCCAGGAGATCCGGGACAG GCTGCACTGTCCCCTCAGCAAGAAGTTCCTGTGGGAGGAGCTGGAACTGGTGCGGGAGGAGGTGACCTTCATCTATCAGAAGCTCC AGGCTCAGGAGGACGAGATCACGGAGAACCTGATGAACATCCGGAAGGTGCAGAAGACACAGGTGAAGTGCCGCAAG GTCCTGACCAAGATGAAGCAGCAGGGGCATGAGACCTCCGACTGGCCGGAGACTGAGGAGATGCCACCAGGAGGCAGTGGCTCCTGGAGGGGCGACCTCCAAAAGGAGCTGAGTGACATATG GTCCGCCGTGCACTTGCTGCAGAACTCCTTTGATGGCTTCACCATGTCCGCAGGGGGCTCCCCCAGGGACTGGAACCTCAGGG GCTACAAGGGGCACCGATGCCTGAGCCCTCTGTTCCCCTCCTGGGACTCGGACTCAGACTCAGACCAGAACCCTTCCCAGCCACCGTTCAACAAGAGCCACTCCTCCCCACCTG CCTGA
- the CCDC159 gene encoding coiled-coil domain-containing protein 159 isoform X6, which yields MSRCDPLLAGLPQDPDYSLPCSSSPLPSNVCVPANRKCDKYWDSSSDKTLDYTIHWSRTPEPEILGPAASENTVRSIDWRPGRDSGPQLCGSPLIQTPDSQEQCNDQDLKRHHSIAKKPLEASSPKVKVKSTMMIPDSQKHLRCELESLKSQLQAQTKAFEFLNHSVTMLEKESCLQQIKIQQLEEVLSPMSRQAEKERHRWGAEQGRQELYGALAQGLQGLQRTLRDSEEVERARTTRCLQLLAQEIRDSKKFLWEELELVREEVTFIYQKLQAQEDEITENLMNIRKVQKTQVKCRKVLTKMKQQGHETSDWPETEEMPPGGSGSWRGDLQKELSDIWSAVHLLQNSFDGFTMSAGGSPRDWNLRGYKGHRCLSPLFPSWDSDSDSDQNPSQPPFNKSHSSPPA from the exons atgagcaggtg CGACCCTCTCCTGGCTGGCCTACCCCAGGACCCTGACtactctctgccctgctcctcaTCTCCCTTGCCCTCCAACGTGTGTGTGCCTGCTAACAGGAAGTGTGACAAGTACTGGG ACTCTTCCTCAGACAAGACCTTGGACTATACAATTCACTGGTCCAGGACCCCAGAGCCAGAGATCTTGGGGCCAGCTGCTTCTGAGAACACAGTGCGGAGTATAGACTGGAGGCCTGGGAGGGACTCAGGGCCTCAGTTGTGTGGGTCTCCTCTCATCCAGACCCCAGACTCACAGGAGCAGTGTAATGACCAGGACCTGAAGAGGCATCACAGCATCGCTAAG AAGCCCTTGGAGGCCAGCTCTCCCAAAGTCAAAG TTAAGTCCACCATGATGATCCCTGACTCCCAGAAGCACCTGCGATGCGAGCTGGAGTCACTCAAGAGCCAGCTACAGGCCCAGACCAAG GCTTTCGAGTTCCTAAACCACTCCGTGACCATGTTGGAGAAGGAGAGCTGCCTGCAGCAAATCAAGATCCAACAGCTTGAAG AGGTGCTGAGCCCCATGAGCCGCCAGGCAGAGAAGGAGCGACACAGGTGGGGCGCGGAGCAGGGACGGCAGGAGCTGTATGGGGCCCTGGCTCAAGGCCTGCAAGGGCTACAGAGGACCCTGCGTGACAGTGAGGAGGTAGAGAGGGCCCGCACCACTCGCTGTCTGCAGCTGCTGGCCCAGGAGATCCGGGACAG CAAGAAGTTCCTGTGGGAGGAGCTGGAACTGGTGCGGGAGGAGGTGACCTTCATCTATCAGAAGCTCC AGGCTCAGGAGGACGAGATCACGGAGAACCTGATGAACATCCGGAAGGTGCAGAAGACACAGGTGAAGTGCCGCAAG GTCCTGACCAAGATGAAGCAGCAGGGGCATGAGACCTCCGACTGGCCGGAGACTGAGGAGATGCCACCAGGAGGCAGTGGCTCCTGGAGGGGCGACCTCCAAAAGGAGCTGAGTGACATATG GTCCGCCGTGCACTTGCTGCAGAACTCCTTTGATGGCTTCACCATGTCCGCAGGGGGCTCCCCCAGGGACTGGAACCTCAGGG GCTACAAGGGGCACCGATGCCTGAGCCCTCTGTTCCCCTCCTGGGACTCGGACTCAGACTCAGACCAGAACCCTTCCCAGCCACCGTTCAACAAGAGCCACTCCTCCCCACCTG CCTGA
- the CCDC159 gene encoding coiled-coil domain-containing protein 159 isoform X2: protein MSRCDPLLAGLPQDPDYSLPCSSSPLPSNVCVPANRKCDKYWDSSSDKTLDYTIHWSRTPEPEILGPAASENTVRSIDWRPGRDSGPQLCGSPLIQTPDSQEQCNDQDLKRHHSIAKPLEASSPKVKVKSTMMIPDSQKHLRCELESLKSQLQAQTKAFEFLNHSVTMLEKESCLQQIKIQQLEVSSAEVLSPMSRQAEKERHRWGAEQGRQELYGALAQGLQGLQRTLRDSEEVERARTTRCLQLLAQEIRDRLHCPLSKKFLWEELELVREEVTFIYQKLQAQEDEITENLMNIRKVQKTQVKCRKVLTKMKQQGHETSDWPETEEMPPGGSGSWRGDLQKELSDIWSAVHLLQNSFDGFTMSAGGSPRDWNLRGYKGHRCLSPLFPSWDSDSDSDQNPSQPPFNKSHSSPPA, encoded by the exons atgagcaggtg CGACCCTCTCCTGGCTGGCCTACCCCAGGACCCTGACtactctctgccctgctcctcaTCTCCCTTGCCCTCCAACGTGTGTGTGCCTGCTAACAGGAAGTGTGACAAGTACTGGG ACTCTTCCTCAGACAAGACCTTGGACTATACAATTCACTGGTCCAGGACCCCAGAGCCAGAGATCTTGGGGCCAGCTGCTTCTGAGAACACAGTGCGGAGTATAGACTGGAGGCCTGGGAGGGACTCAGGGCCTCAGTTGTGTGGGTCTCCTCTCATCCAGACCCCAGACTCACAGGAGCAGTGTAATGACCAGGACCTGAAGAGGCATCACAGCATCGCTAAG CCCTTGGAGGCCAGCTCTCCCAAAGTCAAAG TTAAGTCCACCATGATGATCCCTGACTCCCAGAAGCACCTGCGATGCGAGCTGGAGTCACTCAAGAGCCAGCTACAGGCCCAGACCAAG GCTTTCGAGTTCCTAAACCACTCCGTGACCATGTTGGAGAAGGAGAGCTGCCTGCAGCAAATCAAGATCCAACAGCTTGAAG TCTCATCTGCAGAGGTGCTGAGCCCCATGAGCCGCCAGGCAGAGAAGGAGCGACACAGGTGGGGCGCGGAGCAGGGACGGCAGGAGCTGTATGGGGCCCTGGCTCAAGGCCTGCAAGGGCTACAGAGGACCCTGCGTGACAGTGAGGAGGTAGAGAGGGCCCGCACCACTCGCTGTCTGCAGCTGCTGGCCCAGGAGATCCGGGACAG GCTGCACTGTCCCCTCAGCAAGAAGTTCCTGTGGGAGGAGCTGGAACTGGTGCGGGAGGAGGTGACCTTCATCTATCAGAAGCTCC AGGCTCAGGAGGACGAGATCACGGAGAACCTGATGAACATCCGGAAGGTGCAGAAGACACAGGTGAAGTGCCGCAAG GTCCTGACCAAGATGAAGCAGCAGGGGCATGAGACCTCCGACTGGCCGGAGACTGAGGAGATGCCACCAGGAGGCAGTGGCTCCTGGAGGGGCGACCTCCAAAAGGAGCTGAGTGACATATG GTCCGCCGTGCACTTGCTGCAGAACTCCTTTGATGGCTTCACCATGTCCGCAGGGGGCTCCCCCAGGGACTGGAACCTCAGGG GCTACAAGGGGCACCGATGCCTGAGCCCTCTGTTCCCCTCCTGGGACTCGGACTCAGACTCAGACCAGAACCCTTCCCAGCCACCGTTCAACAAGAGCCACTCCTCCCCACCTG CCTGA
- the CCDC159 gene encoding coiled-coil domain-containing protein 159 isoform X1: protein MSRCDPLLAGLPQDPDYSLPCSSSPLPSNVCVPANRKCDKYWDSSSDKTLDYTIHWSRTPEPEILGPAASENTVRSIDWRPGRDSGPQLCGSPLIQTPDSQEQCNDQDLKRHHSIAKKPLEASSPKVKVKSTMMIPDSQKHLRCELESLKSQLQAQTKAFEFLNHSVTMLEKESCLQQIKIQQLEVSSAEVLSPMSRQAEKERHRWGAEQGRQELYGALAQGLQGLQRTLRDSEEVERARTTRCLQLLAQEIRDRLHCPLSKKFLWEELELVREEVTFIYQKLQAQEDEITENLMNIRKVQKTQVKCRKVLTKMKQQGHETSDWPETEEMPPGGSGSWRGDLQKELSDIWSAVHLLQNSFDGFTMSAGGSPRDWNLRGYKGHRCLSPLFPSWDSDSDSDQNPSQPPFNKSHSSPPA, encoded by the exons atgagcaggtg CGACCCTCTCCTGGCTGGCCTACCCCAGGACCCTGACtactctctgccctgctcctcaTCTCCCTTGCCCTCCAACGTGTGTGTGCCTGCTAACAGGAAGTGTGACAAGTACTGGG ACTCTTCCTCAGACAAGACCTTGGACTATACAATTCACTGGTCCAGGACCCCAGAGCCAGAGATCTTGGGGCCAGCTGCTTCTGAGAACACAGTGCGGAGTATAGACTGGAGGCCTGGGAGGGACTCAGGGCCTCAGTTGTGTGGGTCTCCTCTCATCCAGACCCCAGACTCACAGGAGCAGTGTAATGACCAGGACCTGAAGAGGCATCACAGCATCGCTAAG AAGCCCTTGGAGGCCAGCTCTCCCAAAGTCAAAG TTAAGTCCACCATGATGATCCCTGACTCCCAGAAGCACCTGCGATGCGAGCTGGAGTCACTCAAGAGCCAGCTACAGGCCCAGACCAAG GCTTTCGAGTTCCTAAACCACTCCGTGACCATGTTGGAGAAGGAGAGCTGCCTGCAGCAAATCAAGATCCAACAGCTTGAAG TCTCATCTGCAGAGGTGCTGAGCCCCATGAGCCGCCAGGCAGAGAAGGAGCGACACAGGTGGGGCGCGGAGCAGGGACGGCAGGAGCTGTATGGGGCCCTGGCTCAAGGCCTGCAAGGGCTACAGAGGACCCTGCGTGACAGTGAGGAGGTAGAGAGGGCCCGCACCACTCGCTGTCTGCAGCTGCTGGCCCAGGAGATCCGGGACAG GCTGCACTGTCCCCTCAGCAAGAAGTTCCTGTGGGAGGAGCTGGAACTGGTGCGGGAGGAGGTGACCTTCATCTATCAGAAGCTCC AGGCTCAGGAGGACGAGATCACGGAGAACCTGATGAACATCCGGAAGGTGCAGAAGACACAGGTGAAGTGCCGCAAG GTCCTGACCAAGATGAAGCAGCAGGGGCATGAGACCTCCGACTGGCCGGAGACTGAGGAGATGCCACCAGGAGGCAGTGGCTCCTGGAGGGGCGACCTCCAAAAGGAGCTGAGTGACATATG GTCCGCCGTGCACTTGCTGCAGAACTCCTTTGATGGCTTCACCATGTCCGCAGGGGGCTCCCCCAGGGACTGGAACCTCAGGG GCTACAAGGGGCACCGATGCCTGAGCCCTCTGTTCCCCTCCTGGGACTCGGACTCAGACTCAGACCAGAACCCTTCCCAGCCACCGTTCAACAAGAGCCACTCCTCCCCACCTG CCTGA
- the CCDC159 gene encoding coiled-coil domain-containing protein 159 isoform X8 — translation MSRCDPLLAGLPQDPDYSLPCSSSPLPSNVCVPANRKCDKYWDSSSDKTLDYTIHWSRTPEPEILGPAASENTVRSIDWRPGRDSGPQLCGSPLIQTPDSQEQCNDQDLKRHHSIAKKPLEASSPKVKVKSTMMIPDSQKHLRCELESLKSQLQAQTKAFEFLNHSVTMLEKESCLQQIKIQQLEVSSAEVLSPMSRQAEKERHRWGAEQGRQELYGALAQGLQGLQRTLRDSEEVERARTTRCLQLLAQEIRDRLHCPLSKKFLWEELELVREEVTFIYQKLQAQEDEITENLMNIRKVQKTQVKCRKVLTKMKQQGHETSDWPETEEMPPGGSGSWRGDLQKELSDIWSAVHLLQNSFDGFTMSAGGSPRDWNLRA, via the exons atgagcaggtg CGACCCTCTCCTGGCTGGCCTACCCCAGGACCCTGACtactctctgccctgctcctcaTCTCCCTTGCCCTCCAACGTGTGTGTGCCTGCTAACAGGAAGTGTGACAAGTACTGGG ACTCTTCCTCAGACAAGACCTTGGACTATACAATTCACTGGTCCAGGACCCCAGAGCCAGAGATCTTGGGGCCAGCTGCTTCTGAGAACACAGTGCGGAGTATAGACTGGAGGCCTGGGAGGGACTCAGGGCCTCAGTTGTGTGGGTCTCCTCTCATCCAGACCCCAGACTCACAGGAGCAGTGTAATGACCAGGACCTGAAGAGGCATCACAGCATCGCTAAG AAGCCCTTGGAGGCCAGCTCTCCCAAAGTCAAAG TTAAGTCCACCATGATGATCCCTGACTCCCAGAAGCACCTGCGATGCGAGCTGGAGTCACTCAAGAGCCAGCTACAGGCCCAGACCAAG GCTTTCGAGTTCCTAAACCACTCCGTGACCATGTTGGAGAAGGAGAGCTGCCTGCAGCAAATCAAGATCCAACAGCTTGAAG TCTCATCTGCAGAGGTGCTGAGCCCCATGAGCCGCCAGGCAGAGAAGGAGCGACACAGGTGGGGCGCGGAGCAGGGACGGCAGGAGCTGTATGGGGCCCTGGCTCAAGGCCTGCAAGGGCTACAGAGGACCCTGCGTGACAGTGAGGAGGTAGAGAGGGCCCGCACCACTCGCTGTCTGCAGCTGCTGGCCCAGGAGATCCGGGACAG GCTGCACTGTCCCCTCAGCAAGAAGTTCCTGTGGGAGGAGCTGGAACTGGTGCGGGAGGAGGTGACCTTCATCTATCAGAAGCTCC AGGCTCAGGAGGACGAGATCACGGAGAACCTGATGAACATCCGGAAGGTGCAGAAGACACAGGTGAAGTGCCGCAAG GTCCTGACCAAGATGAAGCAGCAGGGGCATGAGACCTCCGACTGGCCGGAGACTGAGGAGATGCCACCAGGAGGCAGTGGCTCCTGGAGGGGCGACCTCCAAAAGGAGCTGAGTGACATATG GTCCGCCGTGCACTTGCTGCAGAACTCCTTTGATGGCTTCACCATGTCCGCAGGGGGCTCCCCCAGGGACTGGAACCTCAGGG CCTGA
- the CCDC159 gene encoding coiled-coil domain-containing protein 159 isoform X5, protein MSRCDPLLAGLPQDPDYSLPCSSSPLPSNVCVPANRKCDKYWDSSSDKTLDYTIHWSRTPEPEILGPAASENTVRSIDWRPGRDSGPQLCGSPLIQTPDSQEQCNDQDLKRHHSIAKKPLEASSPKVKVKSTMMIPDSQKHLRCELESLKSQLQAQTKAFEFLNHSVTMLEKESCLQQIKIQQLEVSSAEVLSPMSRQAEKERHRWGAEQGRQELYGALAQGLQGLQRTLRDSEEVERARTTRCLQLLAQEIRDSKKFLWEELELVREEVTFIYQKLQAQEDEITENLMNIRKVQKTQVKCRKVLTKMKQQGHETSDWPETEEMPPGGSGSWRGDLQKELSDIWSAVHLLQNSFDGFTMSAGGSPRDWNLRGYKGHRCLSPLFPSWDSDSDSDQNPSQPPFNKSHSSPPA, encoded by the exons atgagcaggtg CGACCCTCTCCTGGCTGGCCTACCCCAGGACCCTGACtactctctgccctgctcctcaTCTCCCTTGCCCTCCAACGTGTGTGTGCCTGCTAACAGGAAGTGTGACAAGTACTGGG ACTCTTCCTCAGACAAGACCTTGGACTATACAATTCACTGGTCCAGGACCCCAGAGCCAGAGATCTTGGGGCCAGCTGCTTCTGAGAACACAGTGCGGAGTATAGACTGGAGGCCTGGGAGGGACTCAGGGCCTCAGTTGTGTGGGTCTCCTCTCATCCAGACCCCAGACTCACAGGAGCAGTGTAATGACCAGGACCTGAAGAGGCATCACAGCATCGCTAAG AAGCCCTTGGAGGCCAGCTCTCCCAAAGTCAAAG TTAAGTCCACCATGATGATCCCTGACTCCCAGAAGCACCTGCGATGCGAGCTGGAGTCACTCAAGAGCCAGCTACAGGCCCAGACCAAG GCTTTCGAGTTCCTAAACCACTCCGTGACCATGTTGGAGAAGGAGAGCTGCCTGCAGCAAATCAAGATCCAACAGCTTGAAG TCTCATCTGCAGAGGTGCTGAGCCCCATGAGCCGCCAGGCAGAGAAGGAGCGACACAGGTGGGGCGCGGAGCAGGGACGGCAGGAGCTGTATGGGGCCCTGGCTCAAGGCCTGCAAGGGCTACAGAGGACCCTGCGTGACAGTGAGGAGGTAGAGAGGGCCCGCACCACTCGCTGTCTGCAGCTGCTGGCCCAGGAGATCCGGGACAG CAAGAAGTTCCTGTGGGAGGAGCTGGAACTGGTGCGGGAGGAGGTGACCTTCATCTATCAGAAGCTCC AGGCTCAGGAGGACGAGATCACGGAGAACCTGATGAACATCCGGAAGGTGCAGAAGACACAGGTGAAGTGCCGCAAG GTCCTGACCAAGATGAAGCAGCAGGGGCATGAGACCTCCGACTGGCCGGAGACTGAGGAGATGCCACCAGGAGGCAGTGGCTCCTGGAGGGGCGACCTCCAAAAGGAGCTGAGTGACATATG GTCCGCCGTGCACTTGCTGCAGAACTCCTTTGATGGCTTCACCATGTCCGCAGGGGGCTCCCCCAGGGACTGGAACCTCAGGG GCTACAAGGGGCACCGATGCCTGAGCCCTCTGTTCCCCTCCTGGGACTCGGACTCAGACTCAGACCAGAACCCTTCCCAGCCACCGTTCAACAAGAGCCACTCCTCCCCACCTG CCTGA
- the CCDC159 gene encoding coiled-coil domain-containing protein 159 isoform X3 yields the protein MCDPLLAGLPQDPDYSLPCSSSPLPSNVCVPANRKCDKYWDSSSDKTLDYTIHWSRTPEPEILGPAASENTVRSIDWRPGRDSGPQLCGSPLIQTPDSQEQCNDQDLKRHHSIAKKPLEASSPKVKVKSTMMIPDSQKHLRCELESLKSQLQAQTKAFEFLNHSVTMLEKESCLQQIKIQQLEVSSAEVLSPMSRQAEKERHRWGAEQGRQELYGALAQGLQGLQRTLRDSEEVERARTTRCLQLLAQEIRDRLHCPLSKKFLWEELELVREEVTFIYQKLQAQEDEITENLMNIRKVQKTQVKCRKVLTKMKQQGHETSDWPETEEMPPGGSGSWRGDLQKELSDIWSAVHLLQNSFDGFTMSAGGSPRDWNLRGYKGHRCLSPLFPSWDSDSDSDQNPSQPPFNKSHSSPPA from the exons ATGTG CGACCCTCTCCTGGCTGGCCTACCCCAGGACCCTGACtactctctgccctgctcctcaTCTCCCTTGCCCTCCAACGTGTGTGTGCCTGCTAACAGGAAGTGTGACAAGTACTGGG ACTCTTCCTCAGACAAGACCTTGGACTATACAATTCACTGGTCCAGGACCCCAGAGCCAGAGATCTTGGGGCCAGCTGCTTCTGAGAACACAGTGCGGAGTATAGACTGGAGGCCTGGGAGGGACTCAGGGCCTCAGTTGTGTGGGTCTCCTCTCATCCAGACCCCAGACTCACAGGAGCAGTGTAATGACCAGGACCTGAAGAGGCATCACAGCATCGCTAAG AAGCCCTTGGAGGCCAGCTCTCCCAAAGTCAAAG TTAAGTCCACCATGATGATCCCTGACTCCCAGAAGCACCTGCGATGCGAGCTGGAGTCACTCAAGAGCCAGCTACAGGCCCAGACCAAG GCTTTCGAGTTCCTAAACCACTCCGTGACCATGTTGGAGAAGGAGAGCTGCCTGCAGCAAATCAAGATCCAACAGCTTGAAG TCTCATCTGCAGAGGTGCTGAGCCCCATGAGCCGCCAGGCAGAGAAGGAGCGACACAGGTGGGGCGCGGAGCAGGGACGGCAGGAGCTGTATGGGGCCCTGGCTCAAGGCCTGCAAGGGCTACAGAGGACCCTGCGTGACAGTGAGGAGGTAGAGAGGGCCCGCACCACTCGCTGTCTGCAGCTGCTGGCCCAGGAGATCCGGGACAG GCTGCACTGTCCCCTCAGCAAGAAGTTCCTGTGGGAGGAGCTGGAACTGGTGCGGGAGGAGGTGACCTTCATCTATCAGAAGCTCC AGGCTCAGGAGGACGAGATCACGGAGAACCTGATGAACATCCGGAAGGTGCAGAAGACACAGGTGAAGTGCCGCAAG GTCCTGACCAAGATGAAGCAGCAGGGGCATGAGACCTCCGACTGGCCGGAGACTGAGGAGATGCCACCAGGAGGCAGTGGCTCCTGGAGGGGCGACCTCCAAAAGGAGCTGAGTGACATATG GTCCGCCGTGCACTTGCTGCAGAACTCCTTTGATGGCTTCACCATGTCCGCAGGGGGCTCCCCCAGGGACTGGAACCTCAGGG GCTACAAGGGGCACCGATGCCTGAGCCCTCTGTTCCCCTCCTGGGACTCGGACTCAGACTCAGACCAGAACCCTTCCCAGCCACCGTTCAACAAGAGCCACTCCTCCCCACCTG CCTGA